One genomic window of Sphingobacterium oryzagri includes the following:
- a CDS encoding PH domain-containing protein, with amino-acid sequence MLSLKELISEEQDPNVIEKILPKVKEFCTSTEEIKYIAIQKKTIGINFSPDCVVLTDRRIILIRPKTFGWSLDFRDYAWIDVADVHLREGIFGAEITVRTTRGQTDSMSDIPKAQGRRLYRFAQEMEERKRDERRQRDLEDRRASAGGGILINTPSPSLPTVPLPSNVDDPIEKLSQLKAMLDRGLITEVEYEKKKEDILSKM; translated from the coding sequence ATGTTGTCATTGAAAGAACTTATATCGGAAGAGCAAGATCCAAATGTGATCGAAAAGATTTTGCCAAAGGTCAAAGAATTTTGTACCAGTACAGAAGAAATCAAGTATATAGCTATTCAAAAAAAGACTATAGGTATTAATTTTTCTCCAGATTGTGTCGTTTTAACCGATCGTCGAATTATTCTTATTCGGCCCAAAACATTTGGTTGGAGCTTAGATTTTAGGGATTATGCGTGGATAGATGTAGCCGATGTCCATCTACGTGAAGGAATTTTTGGAGCCGAAATAACCGTTAGGACGACCCGAGGGCAAACCGACAGCATGTCGGATATTCCTAAAGCACAGGGGCGGCGCCTCTATCGCTTTGCACAGGAAATGGAGGAACGTAAACGAGATGAAAGAAGACAACGTGATTTAGAGGATAGACGGGCATCTGCAGGTGGTGGAATATTGATTAATACGCCGAGCCCGTCGTTGCCAACAGTGCCTCTGCCGAGTAATGTTGATGACCCGATAGAAAAGTTGTCGCAGTTAAAAGCGATGTTGGATCGGGGGCTGATTACCGAGGTGGAGTATGAAAAGAAAAAAGAAGATATCCTTTCGAAAATGTAA
- a CDS encoding DUF6804 family protein, translated as MNLSFNLKKVQLALIIALLLCLLPIMPYGYYTLVRFFVTGYFSYLLLTAKRKTKKEQRHVIVYVLIIVLFQPIIKLPIGRALWNILDVALAIWLLLHLNKRR; from the coding sequence ATGAACTTAAGTTTTAATTTGAAGAAAGTGCAATTGGCACTCATTATTGCGCTTTTGCTTTGTCTACTACCCATCATGCCCTATGGTTATTATACATTGGTTCGTTTTTTTGTGACCGGGTACTTTAGCTACCTCTTGCTAACCGCGAAGCGAAAGACCAAGAAAGAGCAGAGACATGTCATCGTTTATGTGCTCATCATTGTATTATTTCAGCCTATTATTAAGCTTCCGATTGGTCGTGCGCTGTGGAATATACTCGATGTTGCTTTAGCTATCTGGCTATTGCTTCATTTAAACAAAAGGAGATGA
- a CDS encoding thermonuclease family protein — translation MQAEKQAAAIQLENGLLNANHYKVYKVVDGDTFWVKNRKQQQIKVRLIGIDAPETRNAFYKKKHPLGDFCKDYLTKLLADQTVRLAFDVDSLDRYGRTLAYAYLDDGLFINEEMIRKGYAIVMTVSPNVQFAEQFHRSQVKAREEKLGLWQRYSTEDELKF, via the coding sequence TTGCAAGCAGAAAAGCAGGCAGCAGCCATTCAATTGGAAAACGGTTTACTAAACGCGAATCACTACAAAGTTTATAAGGTCGTCGATGGAGATACCTTTTGGGTAAAGAATAGGAAGCAGCAACAAATTAAGGTGCGTTTAATCGGTATTGATGCTCCTGAAACCCGGAACGCTTTCTACAAAAAAAAGCATCCATTGGGCGATTTTTGTAAAGATTACCTAACAAAATTGCTAGCTGATCAAACCGTACGACTAGCTTTTGACGTTGATTCATTGGATCGATATGGCCGAACCTTGGCTTACGCTTACTTGGACGACGGATTATTTATAAATGAAGAGATGATTCGAAAAGGATACGCGATTGTGATGACCGTTTCGCCTAATGTACAATTTGCAGAACAATTTCACAGGTCTCAAGTAAAAGCTAGGGAAGAGAAATTGGGCTTATGGCAACGTTATTCGACAGAAGATGAACTTAAGTTTTAA
- a CDS encoding response regulator, translated as MFKKVLIAEDHEIANISVQKTLQELGIADSKYVYYCDHALNWIKNALRDGEPYELLITDLIFEDDHTPQEITSGIDLVKAVKQLQPELKIIVLSAESRSGVVDELFRSHAIDGYVRKARRDAQHLREALQAAFANRTYQSPEIKESIREKNSHEFTTLDMHIISLLAQGVPQKNIPYYLQQKDIRPSGLSSVEKRLNLMREVLDFSKNEQLIAYCKDIGLI; from the coding sequence ATGTTTAAAAAAGTACTCATTGCCGAAGATCATGAGATAGCAAATATTTCGGTACAAAAAACATTGCAAGAATTAGGGATAGCAGATAGCAAATATGTTTATTATTGCGACCATGCACTCAACTGGATCAAAAATGCGCTGCGCGATGGCGAACCTTATGAGCTATTGATCACCGATCTTATTTTTGAAGACGATCATACGCCGCAGGAAATAACCAGCGGAATCGATTTGGTAAAGGCCGTTAAACAGCTGCAACCCGAACTCAAGATCATTGTGCTTTCTGCAGAAAGCCGCTCGGGTGTTGTCGATGAGCTTTTTCGTTCGCATGCCATTGATGGTTACGTTCGAAAAGCACGGCGTGATGCGCAACATTTGCGCGAAGCGTTGCAAGCCGCTTTTGCCAATCGGACTTACCAATCGCCAGAGATTAAAGAATCTATTCGCGAGAAAAATAGCCACGAGTTTACAACCTTAGATATGCATATCATTTCCTTGCTGGCGCAAGGTGTGCCGCAAAAAAATATACCCTACTACTTGCAGCAAAAAGACATCCGTCCATCTGGACTTAGCAGCGTTGAGAAACGATTAAATTTAATGCGTGAGGTGTTAGATTTTTCTAAGAATGAACAATTGATTGCGTATTGTAAAGATATCGGATTGATTTAA
- a CDS encoding tetratricopeptide repeat-containing sensor histidine kinase — translation MKLITALILSVFLFFTCSETDVRNPQILDLSAYDKAYEYLDLGIADSAFLKFNEAKEVFIERGDSLDAGNCLIQMGVIQKMKGDFFGAQETGSEARKYLNRDDTTHHIYISTNFNLLGSATYELGQIDDAIMFYKSAIKFANDSTFIRKYQNNVAVAYSDLEDYSSAIPIFEELLINEKRGSEEYARILTNYAKAMRKINPSYPAIRDLREGLSIRKKLKDRWGENSSYASISDYYETFQPDSSIFYAKKQYQTAKQIHSADDQIKALDRLIRLSPIDSTKAYFKIYRNLEDSLSTARRAAKNQFALIRYEVEKNKADNLRLQKDNAEHASRLVRQRAATGGIGIVLLVVVIGGRFYYKKRKQRLELEAQNKIKASQLETSRKVHDVVANGIYRVMTTIEHRKDIDRGNILDQLEDMYSKSRDISYEAEGTALQAKPYTDQISDLLKSFANESHKVLIVGNEAARWQAIRAEVKEEVLHILQELMVNMKKHSQADRVVIRFEEDDQALHLSYVDNGIGMEKDKAHGNGLTNTGNRIANLGGKIIFASEPGKGLRIDLFFPILK, via the coding sequence TTGAAACTAATAACCGCTTTAATTCTTTCTGTTTTTCTTTTTTTTACCTGTTCAGAAACGGACGTACGTAATCCACAAATCTTAGATCTCTCTGCATACGATAAGGCTTACGAATATCTAGATTTAGGAATTGCAGATAGTGCATTTCTAAAATTTAATGAGGCCAAAGAAGTTTTTATCGAAAGAGGTGATAGCTTAGACGCAGGTAACTGTCTGATCCAAATGGGAGTAATTCAAAAAATGAAAGGAGACTTTTTTGGCGCTCAGGAAACTGGATCAGAAGCCAGGAAATATTTAAATCGCGATGATACAACGCATCATATATATATTAGCACTAATTTTAATCTTCTTGGTAGCGCAACCTATGAATTGGGACAGATTGATGACGCAATAATGTTTTACAAGTCTGCTATTAAATTCGCAAATGATTCAACCTTTATTCGAAAATATCAAAATAATGTTGCGGTAGCATATTCTGATTTAGAGGATTATAGTTCTGCTATTCCAATATTCGAAGAGCTACTTATTAATGAAAAAAGGGGAAGTGAAGAATATGCTAGAATATTAACAAATTATGCAAAAGCTATGCGGAAAATAAACCCATCTTATCCCGCCATTAGAGATTTACGAGAGGGATTGTCGATACGCAAAAAGTTAAAAGATCGTTGGGGAGAAAACTCAAGTTATGCATCTATTTCCGATTATTACGAAACATTTCAACCTGATTCATCCATTTTTTATGCAAAAAAGCAATATCAGACAGCTAAACAAATTCATAGTGCGGATGATCAAATTAAAGCGCTTGATAGATTAATACGTTTAAGCCCGATAGATTCGACTAAGGCTTATTTTAAGATATACCGCAATTTAGAAGATAGCTTATCTACTGCTCGCAGAGCCGCCAAAAACCAATTTGCATTAATCCGTTACGAGGTCGAAAAAAATAAAGCAGATAATCTTCGGCTTCAGAAAGATAATGCCGAACATGCCAGTCGCCTGGTTCGGCAACGCGCGGCCACCGGTGGCATTGGTATTGTTTTGCTAGTCGTCGTGATTGGTGGTCGATTCTACTACAAAAAACGGAAACAGCGGCTTGAGCTGGAAGCGCAAAATAAAATCAAAGCAAGCCAGCTCGAAACTTCGCGAAAAGTACACGATGTCGTGGCTAACGGCATTTATCGTGTGATGACAACGATTGAGCACCGGAAAGATATCGATCGCGGAAATATTTTAGATCAGCTGGAAGATATGTATTCCAAATCGCGCGATATATCCTATGAAGCAGAAGGAACTGCTTTGCAAGCAAAACCTTATACCGACCAAATCAGCGATTTGCTGAAATCTTTTGCAAATGAGAGTCATAAAGTGCTGATTGTCGGAAATGAAGCGGCACGTTGGCAAGCGATCCGTGCGGAAGTAAAGGAAGAAGTGTTGCATATTTTGCAAGAGCTTATGGTCAATATGAAGAAACATAGCCAAGCTGATCGCGTGGTCATACGGTTTGAAGAGGACGATCAGGCATTGCATCTTTCTTACGTAGACAACGGTATTGGTATGGAAAAAGACAAAGCGCACGGAAATGGTTTGACAAATACGGGAAACCGTATAGCAAACTTGGGCGGTAAAATTATCTTTGCTAGCGAACCCGGGAAGGGACTGCGAATAGACCTGTTCTTCCCGATTCTTAAATGA
- a CDS encoding nuclear transport factor 2 family protein gives MKKTLTTIAAALIMMTTFSAFAIEKSNPLKKFDSTSIVTIYLESVSLGNPSLNKFIFADNFEYQNTANNDSFNKKQYLKFLKQSEGAKFNCDTTYEILDQSGKTCIAKVSMIFDQFTRVDYITLNQSEDGWKVSKVVTTYPQ, from the coding sequence ATGAAAAAGACATTAACAACCATCGCCGCAGCATTGATTATGATGACAACGTTTAGCGCTTTCGCCATCGAGAAAAGTAACCCCTTAAAAAAATTTGATTCCACCTCTATTGTCACGATCTATCTCGAGTCGGTATCTCTTGGAAACCCCAGTCTGAATAAATTTATCTTTGCAGATAACTTTGAGTACCAAAATACCGCCAATAACGATAGCTTCAACAAAAAGCAGTATCTGAAGTTTTTGAAGCAAAGTGAAGGAGCAAAGTTTAACTGCGATACCACTTACGAGATATTAGACCAAAGCGGAAAAACCTGCATTGCGAAAGTAAGTATGATCTTTGATCAATTTACGCGGGTAGATTACATCACCCTGAACCAAAGTGAAGACGGCTGGAAAGTAAGCAAAGTCGTTACAACCTATCCGCAATGA
- a CDS encoding alpha-L-arabinofuranosidase C-terminal domain-containing protein: MKNLLVFVLLSLFHGALFSQQNQITIDADQSLGNINPLVYGQFIEYIGRCIDGGIYEENNPLSDDRGFRKDVLAKAKALNPTTLRFPGGTVVKTFHWEDGVGPKELRKAKKNLIWGGVDSYQFGTCEFIEYCRALQAEPCLVVNLSTGTAEEAANWVEYCNGTGNTYYANLRRAHGYAEPFQVKFWALGNEEGAEPDAGRHQDPNDYVKDVWHFIKLMKLTDPSIKLIANGEAMNEHWNKTVLDGIGNAVDYLSYHYYVNTTANQPYSIFEKIATAEKEIEHLGNFIRKNYSDTVQNWSEWYRFPHREEPIKLSFDEWGIWEKQDPPYGTTNVYTWRHALATASFLQVIQRKAKTIGIANWAQMVNILAPIMSDEDGSVKQTIFYPLQAYRQYGLGESIVAESHSPTLPGGIVALDLSATIDREKKLLTLFAVNRSLQEIQAPLTLNNAKIKEVKSKISYSSSSLEAKNTLAAKEVDVVQVAEQKNIQQNKPLTFASESITIYTFTLQ; the protein is encoded by the coding sequence ATGAAGAATCTTCTTGTATTTGTGCTTCTCTCCCTTTTCCATGGGGCACTTTTTAGTCAACAAAATCAGATTACCATCGATGCCGACCAAAGTCTGGGCAATATTAATCCGCTGGTGTACGGACAGTTTATCGAATACATAGGGCGGTGTATAGACGGCGGAATTTACGAAGAAAACAATCCATTATCAGACGATCGCGGATTTCGAAAAGATGTGCTGGCCAAAGCAAAAGCATTAAACCCGACTACCCTACGCTTTCCGGGAGGCACGGTTGTCAAAACATTTCATTGGGAAGATGGCGTTGGTCCGAAAGAACTACGCAAAGCTAAGAAAAACCTGATTTGGGGAGGCGTAGACAGTTACCAATTTGGTACATGCGAGTTTATCGAATATTGTAGAGCGCTACAAGCCGAGCCCTGCTTGGTCGTTAATCTGTCGACCGGCACAGCGGAAGAGGCGGCCAATTGGGTGGAATATTGCAACGGAACAGGCAATACTTATTACGCCAACTTACGTCGCGCACATGGCTATGCGGAACCTTTTCAAGTGAAATTTTGGGCTTTAGGCAATGAGGAAGGTGCAGAGCCCGACGCCGGTCGGCATCAAGATCCAAACGATTACGTCAAAGATGTTTGGCATTTTATCAAACTGATGAAATTAACCGATCCCAGCATTAAACTGATCGCCAACGGCGAAGCTATGAACGAGCACTGGAACAAAACCGTATTAGACGGAATCGGGAATGCGGTAGACTATCTCTCCTACCATTATTACGTAAATACGACAGCAAATCAACCTTATTCTATCTTCGAAAAAATTGCAACTGCCGAAAAGGAAATCGAGCACTTGGGCAATTTTATTCGGAAAAATTACAGCGATACGGTGCAAAATTGGAGCGAATGGTATCGATTCCCGCACCGTGAAGAACCGATTAAGCTATCTTTTGATGAATGGGGTATTTGGGAAAAACAAGATCCGCCGTATGGCACGACCAACGTCTATACCTGGCGACATGCGCTCGCTACGGCTAGCTTTTTACAAGTTATCCAACGAAAAGCGAAAACCATCGGCATAGCCAATTGGGCACAAATGGTCAATATTTTAGCGCCGATTATGAGTGACGAAGATGGCTCGGTTAAACAAACTATTTTTTATCCGCTACAGGCCTATCGGCAATATGGTCTTGGCGAATCTATCGTAGCGGAAAGCCATTCGCCAACACTTCCCGGAGGAATAGTCGCGCTAGATCTTTCGGCAACCATCGATCGGGAAAAGAAGTTGCTGACACTTTTTGCAGTAAACAGAAGTCTGCAGGAAATACAGGCTCCGCTCACACTAAACAATGCAAAGATCAAAGAAGTAAAAAGCAAGATCAGCTATTCGTCGAGCAGCCTGGAGGCAAAAAACACCTTGGCAGCAAAGGAAGTGGATGTGGTTCAGGTTGCTGAACAGAAAAATATCCAGCAAAACAAACCGTTGACGTTTGCAAGCGAATCGATAACGATCTACACGTTCACGTTGCAATAG
- a CDS encoding DUF1349 domain-containing protein: MQILKNFLLLLLLQLFILVSYSQQRPSMTWFNEPDSWKHENGKLTFFTTAKTDYWRISHYGFTVDDAPFYYSTRGGEFEVKVKISAAYQTRFDQSGLMLRIDHENYIKAGIEFVDGKYNLSTVVTHHTSDWSVITLDKPLPYVWIKAIRRLDAVEIFYSFDDKTYTMMRNAWLQDNRPVMVGLMAASPDGEGFEANFEHFSIKHLPDQRRAEWLEKHHTP, translated from the coding sequence ATGCAGATCTTAAAAAACTTCCTACTGTTGCTTTTATTACAACTGTTCATACTCGTTAGCTACAGCCAACAACGCCCTAGCATGACCTGGTTTAACGAGCCCGACTCGTGGAAACATGAAAACGGCAAACTTACTTTTTTTACAACGGCTAAAACAGATTATTGGCGCATCTCCCATTACGGCTTCACGGTAGACGATGCCCCGTTTTACTACAGTACACGTGGAGGCGAGTTTGAAGTAAAAGTGAAGATCAGCGCAGCTTATCAAACACGGTTTGACCAATCGGGCTTAATGTTACGCATCGATCACGAAAACTATATCAAAGCCGGAATCGAGTTTGTCGATGGTAAATACAACCTCAGCACCGTGGTAACTCACCACACCAGTGATTGGAGTGTCATCACGCTAGACAAACCACTACCCTATGTTTGGATAAAAGCTATACGTCGGCTTGATGCCGTAGAGATTTTTTATTCTTTTGATGATAAGACGTACACAATGATGCGCAACGCCTGGCTACAGGATAATCGGCCAGTAATGGTGGGTTTGATGGCCGCAAGCCCAGATGGAGAAGGATTTGAAGCGAATTTTGAACATTTTAGCATCAAACATCTACCCGATCAGCGACGTGCAGAATGGCTGGAAAAACACCATACGCCTTAA
- a CDS encoding helix-turn-helix transcriptional regulator, whose protein sequence is MGSFFSNLSSTTAEDMDIKDDLSQQLLGQTFEDGDKDQAELAVYKQLAKGYAAVENAIAVLSDLKTAKSYVYYGSWSASLALPDQSKFSEIDSIWEEAIFACIHPDDLLNKHLMELQFFGLSRELAVGRQQDFCGINLLRMRSLEGAYLPVKHRIFYISSPANGSLRFALCLYNIADRDYRDGEHKHFILNTITGEQLALNKEKLRAMLSIREREILHDIKKGHTSKEIAARLSISVNTVNRHRQNILEKLNVKNSAAACVVGERLGIC, encoded by the coding sequence ATGGGATCGTTTTTTTCTAACTTGTCCAGTACAACAGCAGAGGATATGGATATTAAAGACGATTTAAGCCAGCAGCTGCTTGGCCAAACTTTCGAAGACGGCGACAAAGATCAGGCCGAGCTAGCTGTTTACAAGCAGCTGGCTAAAGGCTATGCCGCTGTAGAGAATGCCATCGCTGTGCTGAGCGATCTAAAGACCGCGAAAAGTTATGTATATTATGGTAGCTGGAGTGCATCATTAGCGCTGCCCGATCAATCTAAATTTTCAGAAATTGACTCTATTTGGGAAGAGGCTATTTTTGCGTGTATCCATCCCGACGATCTGCTTAACAAGCACTTGATGGAATTGCAGTTTTTTGGTTTGTCCAGAGAATTAGCTGTCGGCAGGCAACAAGATTTTTGCGGTATCAATCTGTTGCGCATGCGCAGCCTTGAGGGAGCATATCTGCCGGTAAAGCATCGTATTTTTTACATTTCTTCACCTGCTAACGGCAGTTTGCGCTTTGCGCTATGCTTGTATAATATTGCTGATCGCGATTATCGGGATGGAGAACATAAACACTTTATTCTGAATACAATCACGGGCGAGCAGCTTGCTTTGAATAAGGAAAAGCTGCGGGCGATGCTCTCTATACGCGAACGGGAAATTTTACACGACATTAAAAAGGGCCATACCAGTAAAGAGATTGCGGCTAGGTTATCTATCAGTGTCAATACCGTCAATCGGCATCGCCAAAATATTTTAGAGAAGTTAAATGTTAAAAATTCGGCAGCGGCTTGTGTCGTCGGAGAAAGGCTAGGTATATGTTAG
- a CDS encoding helix-turn-helix domain-containing protein, with amino-acid sequence MKAQKVIEQIKSRRKELKLSQSDMAGLLYTSLKTYQNIESGITKMDIERLEQIAAILKTDVSQLLLTETTSPASEKALYQKIIADKESYITHLEESLKFYREIIRENNLI; translated from the coding sequence ATGAAAGCACAAAAAGTTATAGAACAAATAAAAAGTCGAAGAAAAGAACTGAAACTTTCGCAATCCGACATGGCGGGATTACTATATACTTCCTTGAAAACCTATCAAAATATTGAAAGTGGTATAACGAAGATGGATATCGAGCGCTTAGAACAGATAGCCGCTATTTTGAAAACAGACGTATCGCAGCTCCTGCTGACGGAAACCACATCGCCTGCGAGCGAAAAGGCGCTCTATCAAAAAATAATAGCCGATAAAGAAAGCTACATCACGCATCTCGAAGAGAGTTTAAAATTTTATCGCGAAATTATACGTGAAAACAACCTTATTTAA
- a CDS encoding BamA/TamA family outer membrane protein: protein MRIHTLAFFSLIFVLLGSTELHAQKWKNGWVGRYVNSIINDTTAADKSTLTVYPTFASAPETGVELGASILKLFYANADTLNRLSEMQAFTFFTFKGQYGLVLDNAIYGDKDKWFFLGETKIQQFPLSYYGIGPATPADNPARVDAFQVLFKQRVLRKIKKNLFIGPEIDYQLLSGVNFEQPAEGEPYPIPTGGNGTQNIGVGVGLVYDNRHNVLNVREGIFGELAYLKSFKGFISDQSFGTINMEVRSYHTLFKNNVLAWQIKGQFLHGDAPFNQLALLGGDRLMRGYYLGRYRDNNLLAAQAEYRILPFAFSKRLGAAVFASAGAVSPTIGGFQARNIRVAGGVGLRYLLFPKKDIYIRFDVGFTKEGANFYIFNGEAF, encoded by the coding sequence ATGCGCATACACACCCTCGCCTTCTTTTCGCTAATTTTTGTGCTGCTTGGCAGCACAGAGCTGCACGCCCAGAAGTGGAAAAATGGTTGGGTAGGGCGTTATGTCAATTCGATCATCAACGATACGACCGCCGCCGATAAATCGACACTTACTGTTTACCCCACCTTCGCCTCGGCGCCAGAAACAGGCGTTGAGCTCGGTGCCTCCATATTAAAATTATTTTACGCCAATGCGGATACGCTCAATAGGCTGAGCGAAATGCAAGCCTTTACCTTTTTCACGTTCAAGGGACAATACGGGTTGGTGTTGGACAATGCGATATACGGCGATAAAGACAAATGGTTTTTTCTTGGTGAAACCAAAATCCAGCAATTTCCGCTCTCTTATTATGGCATTGGGCCTGCCACGCCCGCAGACAATCCAGCCAGAGTCGATGCTTTTCAGGTATTATTCAAGCAGCGGGTGCTTCGCAAAATAAAAAAGAATCTTTTTATCGGCCCGGAGATTGATTATCAGCTGCTCTCTGGCGTAAATTTTGAACAGCCGGCCGAAGGCGAGCCTTATCCAATTCCTACGGGTGGTAATGGTACACAAAATATCGGCGTGGGTGTTGGCTTGGTGTATGATAACAGGCATAATGTGCTTAATGTGCGCGAAGGAATTTTTGGCGAATTAGCCTACTTGAAAAGCTTCAAAGGTTTTATCAGCGATCAAAGCTTTGGAACGATCAATATGGAAGTGCGATCGTACCATACCTTGTTTAAAAACAATGTATTGGCCTGGCAGATAAAAGGACAGTTTTTACATGGCGACGCGCCTTTCAACCAGTTGGCCCTGTTAGGTGGAGATCGCCTTATGCGCGGCTATTATTTAGGACGCTATCGCGATAATAACCTGCTGGCAGCACAAGCTGAATATCGTATTTTACCGTTTGCCTTCAGCAAGCGATTGGGCGCAGCAGTCTTCGCTTCTGCCGGTGCAGTTTCACCTACAATTGGCGGATTTCAAGCTCGAAATATCCGCGTTGCTGGCGGCGTTGGGCTACGTTATTTGCTGTTTCCGAAAAAAGATATATACATTCGCTTTGATGTAGGCTTTACTAAAGAAGGCGCGAATTTTTATATATTCAATGGTGAGGCGTTTTAG
- a CDS encoding GNAT family N-acetyltransferase: MTAYKFRRAVQDDLATIWTILQGAILRRKADGSAQWQDGYPNPTVIAADIEKSQGFVLTAEEQVIGYCALLINDEPAYADIQGKWLSDGDFVVFHRVAISEDQVGKGLSKVMLYHIEAFAKAHGIYSVKADTNFDNLAMLKIFERAGYEYCGEVYFRGSARKAFEKILTA; encoded by the coding sequence ATGACAGCATATAAGTTTAGAAGAGCAGTGCAAGACGATCTAGCGACAATCTGGACGATCTTGCAAGGAGCAATACTGCGTAGAAAAGCCGATGGAAGCGCGCAATGGCAAGATGGATACCCTAATCCAACGGTAATTGCGGCAGATATCGAAAAGTCACAGGGTTTCGTGTTAACGGCCGAAGAACAGGTTATTGGTTATTGCGCCCTGTTAATCAACGACGAGCCAGCCTATGCCGATATTCAGGGAAAATGGCTAAGCGATGGCGATTTTGTGGTTTTTCATCGCGTGGCTATTAGCGAAGATCAGGTAGGAAAAGGCTTATCCAAAGTGATGTTATACCATATCGAAGCATTTGCGAAAGCGCATGGTATTTACAGCGTCAAAGCCGATACCAATTTTGATAACTTAGCGATGCTGAAAATTTTTGAGAGAGCGGGCTATGAATACTGCGGCGAGGTTTATTTTCGTGGTAGTGCACGCAAAGCGTTCGAAAAAATACTTACCGCCTAA
- a CDS encoding YdeI/OmpD-associated family protein, whose amino-acid sequence MDEKTIEQQHFSTVAEWRNWLANNHQTKNGIWMICYKKSSGRSGISWSEAVDQALCFGWIDSLKRSVNDDYAIQFFGKRKAKSTWSKINKEKVARLLAEGLIVKAGLDSIALAKENGSWTVLDEVEALIVPADLEAALALEPAAANFFYALSKSNKKMLLQWLVLAKQQSTRLKRVREIVRCAADGQKPPSFR is encoded by the coding sequence ATGGACGAGAAAACGATTGAGCAGCAACACTTTTCTACTGTAGCGGAATGGCGTAACTGGCTGGCGAACAACCACCAGACGAAAAATGGTATCTGGATGATTTGTTATAAAAAATCTTCCGGACGCAGCGGCATATCATGGTCGGAAGCCGTAGATCAGGCACTGTGCTTCGGTTGGATAGATAGTCTGAAAAGATCGGTTAATGATGACTACGCCATTCAATTTTTTGGAAAGCGAAAAGCAAAAAGTACCTGGTCTAAAATTAACAAAGAAAAAGTAGCGCGCTTGCTGGCGGAAGGACTGATCGTTAAAGCGGGATTGGATAGTATCGCACTGGCTAAAGAAAACGGCTCTTGGACTGTCTTGGATGAAGTGGAGGCACTCATCGTGCCTGCGGATCTCGAAGCGGCGCTAGCGCTTGAACCGGCGGCGGCAAATTTCTTTTACGCGCTAAGTAAATCAAACAAAAAGATGCTTCTCCAGTGGCTGGTGTTGGCGAAACAGCAGAGCACGCGCCTGAAACGTGTGCGAGAAATAGTACGTTGCGCAGCCGATGGTCAGAAACCGCCATCTTTTCGCTAG